The Aspergillus chevalieri M1 DNA, chromosome 5, nearly complete sequence genome includes a region encoding these proteins:
- a CDS encoding uncharacterized protein (COG:S;~EggNog:ENOG410PTFQ) — protein sequence MDDAVMFDELDFLSLSSLLSIYERQREPESKATPSDEEGISSGDEELNDENDSIVPNELSVSSPERQLTKFLDSISETFSRTKSIPLAQKPRYIQRRKGNKKEEGASQVSASGLIMIQHKPTVYIAKNEGTDD from the coding sequence ATGGATGACGCTGTAATGTTTGATGAGCTTGACTTCCTCTCTCTATCCTCCCTTCTTTCCATCTATGAAAGGCAGCGAGAGCCCGAAAGCAAAGCTACCCCCAGCGACGAGGAGGGCATAAGCAGCGGAGACGAGGAACTCAACGATGAGAATGACTCAATAGTGCCGAATGAGCTGTCGGTTTCCTCTCCAGAGAGACAGCTTACGAAGTTTCTCGACTCCATCTCGGAAACGTTCTCACGAACAAAATCGATCCCCCTAGCGCAGAAGCCGCGGTATATCCAACGACGCAAGGGTAATAAAAAGGAGGAGGGAGCAAGTCAAGTCTCTGCTTCCGGCTTGATAATGATACAGCACAAGCCAACGGTTTATATAGCAAAAAACGAGGGCACAGACGATTAA